The genomic region ATACTTCAAGCATGATAAAAAATACGAGCTTTTAAGAAGTGAAGTGAGAGAAAATGCAGTATTTGTGCAAAATGAAAAAACACTTTACTCTGATTATATTGAGGTGGATCCTGAAAGAAATCTTGTATTCTCAAGAGATAATACAAAACTTGTAATTGATGATCCTAAAAATGGTAAGACAATAATTACTTCTGATGCAGCTGAACTTGACAGTCAAAAAGATATAGCTACTCTTATTGGAAATGTAAAAGTGGACAATATGAATAAAGAGCGTGGACTTACTAAGATTACTGCAGATAGAGGAATTATAAATAAAAAGGATAATACCCTTGAATTTACTGGACACGTTGAAATAGAAAATAACGATTCAACTGTACAGGCAGATAAAGGAATATATAACATGAATACCAAGAAGATAAAAGCCTTGGGAAATGTTTATGTGGACTATAAGAAATAAACTTTTAAAAAGGAGATATATATGATAAATTTATCAGCCCAAAATCTTTGTAAAAGTTATAAAAAGAGAAGAGTAGTTGACAATGTGAGCCTTGAAGTAAATAAAGGTGAAATCGTTGGTCTTTTAGGACCTAACGGCGCGGGAAAGACTACAACTTTTTACATGATAACAGGGATAATCCAACCAAATAGCGGTCAGGTATTCTGTGATAATATAGAGGTAACTGACTACCCAATGTATAAAAGGGCAAATATGGGAATTGGATATTTGGCACAGGAACCATCAATATTTAGAAATCTAACTGTTGAGGAGAATATAGCTGCTGTTTTAGAAATGAAAAAAATAGAAAAAAAAGCTCAACAGGACGTTATAGATAGACTTATGGAAGAGTTTAAACTTACTCATGTGAGAAAGTCATTAGGTTATTCACTTTCAGGAGGAGAGAGAAGAAGAGTTGAGATAGCAAGAACTATAGCTAATAATCCAAGTTTTATTCTTCTGGACGAACCTTTTGCAGGAGTTGACCCTATTGCAGTAGAGGATATTCAACAGATTATAAGATATCTTAAAGAAAAAGGTTTAGGAATATTAATTACTGACCACAGTGTAAGAGAAACTCTTAGAATAACAGAAAAAGCCTATATAATGGCTAACGGAAAGGTATTAATCAGTGGAACACCTCAGGAAATAGCTGAAAATGAAACAGCAAGAAAAATTTACCTGGGAGAAAAATTTAAACTTGATTAAGATAAATATTAAAAATTTAAAATGTATAAATAAACTGGAGGAACTATGTTAACAGGAAATCAAATCAGAAAAGAATTTATAGAATTCTTTAAAAACAAAAGTCACAAACATTTTGAAAGTGCATCTCTTATTCCAGATGACCCTACTTTATTATTAACAGTAGCTGGAATGGTACCATTTAAACCATACTTCTTAGGACAAAAAGAGGCGCCATATCCTAGAGTAACAACTTACCAAAAATGTATAAGAACAAATGACCTTGAGAATGTTGGAAGAACAGCTAGACACCATACATTCTTTGAAATGCTTGGAAACTTCTCATTTGGAGATTACTTTAAAGAGGAAGCTATCCAATGGTCATGGGAATTCGTAACTGAAGTATTAAAACTTGACAAAGATAAGTTATGGGTATCTGTATTTACAACTGACGACGAAGCTGAAAAAATATGGATAGAAAAATGCAATTTTCCTAAAGAAAGAATAGTAAGACTTGGAGAAGATGAAAACTGGTGGGCTGCAGGACCTACAGGATCATGCGGACCATGTTCAGAAATTCACGTAGACTTAGGACCTAGCTATGGTGGAGACGAAAATTCAAAACTTGGTGATGAAGGAACAGATAACCGTTTCATCGAAATCTGGAACCTTGTATTTACAGAATGGAACAGAAAAGAAGATGGATCATTAGAACCACTTCCTAAGAAAAATATAGATACAGGAGCTGGACTTGAAAGAATAGCTGCAATGGTTCAAGGAAAATCAAATAACTTTGAAACAGATCTATTATTCCCACTTGTAGAAGAAGCAGGAAGACTAACTAACTCTACATATGGAAAAAATAAAGAGACTAACTTCTCATTAAAAGTTATAACTGACCACTCAAGAGCAGTAACTTTCCTAATCAATGACGGAGTTATTCCATCAAATGAAGGAAGAGGATATGTTTTAAGAAGAATCTTAAGAAGAGCAGTAAGACATGGAAGATTATTAGGACAATCAGAACTATTCCTATTTAAAATGGTAGATAAGGTTGTTGCAATGATGGGAGATGCTTACCCAGATCTTAAGAAAAATATAGAGCACATCAAAAAAGTTGTAAAAATAGAAGAAGAAAAATTCTCTAAAACTCTAGACCAAGGAATTCAACTTGTAAATCAAGAGATTGAAAAGGCTAAAGGAGAAGGAAAAAATCATCTTTCTGGAGAAGTAACATTCAAATTATATGATACTTATGGATTCCCATATGAATTAACAGAAGAAATCTGTGAAGAAAATGGAGTAAAAGTATCTAAAGAAGAGTTTGAAGCTAAAATGGAAGAGCAAAAAGAAAAAGCAAGATCGGCTAGAGAAGTTGTAATGGAAAAAGGACAAGACAGCTTTATTGAAGATTTCTATGACAAACATGGAACTACTGAATTTGTTGGATATGAGTCATTTAAAGAAAAAGCTACACTTCTAAATGTAAGAGATGGAAAAGATGGTAAGAAACTTCTTATATTTGATAGAACTCCATTCTATGCTGAATCAGGAGGACAAACTTCTGACCATGGAACAATTATTGGAAATGGATTTGAAGGAAGAGTAGTAGATGTTCAAAAACAAAAAGGAATATTTACACATACAGTTGAAGTAGTAAAAGGAGAGGCTGTAGAAGGACAGGAATATACTCTTGAAATAGATGCAGAAGTAAGAGCTGCTATGACTAAAAACCATACTGCTACTCACTTATTACACAAAGCTTTAAGAGAGGTATTAGGAGATCACGTTCAACAAGCAGGATCTTATGTAAATGCTCAAAGATTAAGATTTGACTTCAACCATTATGAAGCAATGACTGAGGAAGAATTAGATAGAGTAGAAGATTTAGTAAATGAAAAAATTGCTGAAGCTTTAGAAGTAGATATTAGAAATATGAGCATGGATGAAGCTAAAAAAGAGGGAGCAATGGCACTATTTGGAGACAAATATGGTTCTGTTGTAAGAGTAGTTAAAGTTGGAGATTTCTCAATTGAACTTTGTGGAGGAACTCATATTGATAATATTGGAAAAATTGGACTATTCAAAATAGAAAGTGAAAGCGGAATTGCTGCTGGAGTAAGAAGAATTGAAGCAGTAACTGGAAAAGAAGCTTACAGATTTGTTAAGAAAATGGAAAACAATCTAAAAGCAATAGCAAAAACAGTTAAAGCAGATACATCTGCAGTAGTTGAAAGAGTAGAAAAATTAAATGAAACTCTAAGAGAAAATAATAAAGAGATAGAAGCATTAAAAGCTAAACTAACTTCATTTGAAGCAAAATCATTAAATGAAGATGCTGAAGAGATAAATGGAGTAAAAGTTGTTGCTAAGACATTTAA from Fusobacterium sp. DD2 harbors:
- the lptB gene encoding LPS export ABC transporter ATP-binding protein produces the protein MINLSAQNLCKSYKKRRVVDNVSLEVNKGEIVGLLGPNGAGKTTTFYMITGIIQPNSGQVFCDNIEVTDYPMYKRANMGIGYLAQEPSIFRNLTVEENIAAVLEMKKIEKKAQQDVIDRLMEEFKLTHVRKSLGYSLSGGERRRVEIARTIANNPSFILLDEPFAGVDPIAVEDIQQIIRYLKEKGLGILITDHSVRETLRITEKAYIMANGKVLISGTPQEIAENETARKIYLGEKFKLD
- the alaS gene encoding alanine--tRNA ligase, with the translated sequence MLTGNQIRKEFIEFFKNKSHKHFESASLIPDDPTLLLTVAGMVPFKPYFLGQKEAPYPRVTTYQKCIRTNDLENVGRTARHHTFFEMLGNFSFGDYFKEEAIQWSWEFVTEVLKLDKDKLWVSVFTTDDEAEKIWIEKCNFPKERIVRLGEDENWWAAGPTGSCGPCSEIHVDLGPSYGGDENSKLGDEGTDNRFIEIWNLVFTEWNRKEDGSLEPLPKKNIDTGAGLERIAAMVQGKSNNFETDLLFPLVEEAGRLTNSTYGKNKETNFSLKVITDHSRAVTFLINDGVIPSNEGRGYVLRRILRRAVRHGRLLGQSELFLFKMVDKVVAMMGDAYPDLKKNIEHIKKVVKIEEEKFSKTLDQGIQLVNQEIEKAKGEGKNHLSGEVTFKLYDTYGFPYELTEEICEENGVKVSKEEFEAKMEEQKEKARSAREVVMEKGQDSFIEDFYDKHGTTEFVGYESFKEKATLLNVRDGKDGKKLLIFDRTPFYAESGGQTSDHGTIIGNGFEGRVVDVQKQKGIFTHTVEVVKGEAVEGQEYTLEIDAEVRAAMTKNHTATHLLHKALREVLGDHVQQAGSYVNAQRLRFDFNHYEAMTEEELDRVEDLVNEKIAEALEVDIRNMSMDEAKKEGAMALFGDKYGSVVRVVKVGDFSIELCGGTHIDNIGKIGLFKIESESGIAAGVRRIEAVTGKEAYRFVKKMENNLKAIAKTVKADTSAVVERVEKLNETLRENNKEIEALKAKLTSFEAKSLNEDAEEINGVKVVAKTFKDKTAEELRQMVDSLKEKLGSCVVILGSGEDKAIFAVGVTKDLTGKVKAGVLVKEAAQIAGGNGGGRPDFAQAGGKDASKVGEAVAKAKETLKTLL